The Patescibacteria group bacterium DNA segment ATCGGATTAAAAGATTCTAGCGGAACAACGCAAGAATTATTTACTTATGTCGCTGTTAACGGTTTTATTTTAGAAAGAGTTGATCCGATGATTGATGATTATACGGCAAACAATTGGCGGACAAAAACAGCGACAACTAATCCGGGATCGTTCGATCAAGAAGGTAATACCGATCCGGTTGTTCCTACTGACCCAAACGATGGGCAAAACGCTGTTTGTCAAAATTTAGATTTAAAAATTAATGAGTTTGTTTCCAGTCCGGCAGACGAGCAAGAGGAGTTTATCGAGTTGTATAATAATGGTGTTCAGGCAATTGATTTAACCAATTGGTCGGTAGAGGATGGATCAAAACGAGTGACGATGCTGACCGGAGAAGTAGAGTCGGGAGGTTTTTTCATTATAGATAAGCCAAAAGGCGTTCTCAATAACGATGGAGATTTGATCGTTTTGCGTTGCGCGCAAAAAATAATTGATCAAGTTGCCTACGGTGAGTGGAATGACAGCGATATTAGTAATAACATATTGGCTCCAGAGGATCCATATTCGGCAGCGCGTACGGTTGATGGTCAAGATAGTGACGTTGATAGTATTGATTGGCAAGTAACAACAAATATTACTCGCGGAGCGGCAAATATTATTATTACCCCACCATCACCGCCGTCATCTGGAAGAACCGTCGTGGTAACAGGAGATGATGCTGATATGGAAAACGATGAGGCGGCTACAATCATGGAAAATAGTTTGGACGCACCGATAGAAAAAATTATTATTAATGAAATTTTTCCAAACCCCGCCGGTATTGATCGCGAAAAAGAGTTTATCGAATTGAAAAATATTGACATCATTGACGTTGATTTGGACGGCTGGATAGTGAGTAAAGGCGGGTTTGATTATCATATTAAAAAAGATGATTTTTTTAGCACCGTAATACCGGTTGGCGGACTGTTTGTTTTGCCGCGAAAAGTGACCAATATTGCCCTAAAAAATACCGGAAAAGAGGTTGTTTCTTTAGAAAATACCAGAAAAATGACGGTTGATAAGGCGGAATATTCTGCCAGAGGAATAGAGGAAGAATGGAGTTATTCTTTGTTTGCTAATGGTTGGCAGTGGACACTACAAATAACTCCGGAACAAGAAAATGTTTTGGAAAAAATAAGTTTAGCACCGTTGGCGTCATTAGTTCTAATAAAAAATTCTCGACCCAAAACAGGAGAGAAAATAATTTTTGACGCAACCGATTCAACCGATCCGGACGGAGACGCGCTAGACTATCGTTGGAATTTTGGCGATGAAAATTTTGGCAGTGGGGAAATGACCGAACATGTTTATGCGTCATCAGGAAAATACGAGATAGTTTTAACTGTTGATGACGGTCGCGGTAAGAGTGATATCCTGAAAAAGAAAATTACTATTTATCCGGCGCCGGTTGAAGAAAAAGAAGAAGTTGATGTCGAGATAGCTGGTAGCAGGTCCAGCGTTGTAGAAAAAGCGAGCGCTACAAATATTGGTAAGACGATGAAAACAAGCGGTGAGGTGATAGAAAAAAACGGACAAAAAATTTGGCTGGATGATAATGGTGATGAAAGTCTGGTCTATATCAGCAAAACTCTAGGAATCAAAATGTCCAGTTTTAGTATCGGTCAAAAGTTGGAAGTAACCGGCGTGGTCAAAAAATATCAAGATGAATATCGGATTTGTCCTCGTGATAAAAATGATATTATTTTTATTAACAATGAGCCGCAGATTCTGGGTGCGGAAACAACGAAACAGCGAGACGATTGGGTAAAATTGGCGCTGATCGGAGGAATGATTATCGTGGCGGTTGTTACCGCGATTATTATTAAGATAAAAAATAAAATATCAAAATAAAAAATATGATCATTTAAACTTTGAAACTTAAAATCAAAATATTATCGGTGTCAGTATTTAAATAATAATGAAAAGCAAAGAATATTTTTTAATTTTGAGTTGTATTCTTGTCTTTGACTTTCTTGCTGCCATACTGGATAATAGATCTATGGTCAAAAAGTTAGTTTTATTGGCAGTTTTAATAGTAGCGGTGTTTGCCGCCGGTTTTATTTTTATTTATTTTATTAATGATCAGCGTGAAGAAACAAGCCTTAATAAGCAATCGACTGATTATTATGATAGTTTAGCCGAGGGTTGTCCGGTTGATGAAAATCAGCAAGTTTGCTGCTTGCTTTCCGTGGGAGAGATGCGCCAGTCCGGATTTTTATTGGTGCCGCAAGAAGGCTGTCCGCAAGGACAGTGGGAAAAACAGTTGGATTGTGCCGGTAGCTACAAATGGTGTCGGGTTATGACAGAAAGTGATTTAGTTTGGCAGAAGGAAGAAAAAGAGCGTGAAGACGAACTGGGGATTTGTCGGTATGAAGACAGCGAGTATTTTATCGAAGCGATTTGTAATCAGCTGGTGGTGCGTTTATCTGGCGGAATTTTGGATAGCCAAAAGGGAGAGATTGAAAAAACAATCAAAAAATATAACGGTCAGTATTTGCAGCGTTTGCTACAGGATACTTATTGGGTTGTTTTTATTTCTCAGCGCGATGATCTGCTCGCGTTAAAATCAGAATTGACCAGCAGAGATAACGTTAACGTTTTTTTTAACGTTATTTCCACTGTTTTAAAGAATTAAAAAGAAAAAAATAGACCTCTTTAACTTTTGTTTAAGAGGTCTTTTAAATTTGTTTTATTTCAAGTTCAGATTTTAGTTCTCGATAATTAGTTGGCATTATTTTTTTCCTGTGTTTTTTCTTCGTAGAAAACGGTTAAATAGGTGCGCACGGCTTGCTTTCCAAAAGAGACGGGAATCGCAGCTGAGCTTTGGCTGGCTGTGATAAGCTGAATGGAATTGATAAATTTGTTGAATTCTTTCAACTGTTCATCGGTTGGAGCGCCGTTAAAAACAAAAAACTTCGCTTTCATTTTTTTACCTCCTTTCTTGCGTTGTTTTGGTTTTTGTCACGGTCTGTTTTGATTGTATTATAATATAATCAGCCGGTCAAAAGCCGTTAAATTGATATTTATCTTTTATCGATTTTTTGCTACAATATTTACATAGTTTTATGAAAAACATTATAGAAGGGTCGCGAGCAGTGGCTCTAACAATCAAAATGTGTAAACCGGGAGTAGTGTCGGCTTATCCCATTACTCCGCAAACCCATATTGTAGAAGATTTGGCGCGTTTCAAAGCTGACGGTGAAGCCGACTATCAATATTTAATAGCGGAAAGCGAATTTGCCGCTGCTTCGATAGTGTTGGGTTCGTCACTTGGCGGTGTGCGGTCTTACACGGCTTCTTCTTCACAAGGACTGCTTTTAATGACTGAAGTATTATTTAGTATTGCCGGACTGCGCGCGCCGATTGTGCTGACTTGTGCCAATCGGGCGATATCGTCGCCGATTAATATTTGGAACGACCAGCAAGACGCATTAACCATGCGCGACAGCGGTTGGATCATGCTTTACTGCGAAGACAATCAAGAAGCGATTGATTTGCATATTCAAGCGTATAAAATAGCTGAAGCGGTAAAATTTCCGGTAATGGTAAATATGGATGGTTTTATTTTGACGCATACTTATGAACCAGTAGATTTGCCCGGTCAAAAAGAAGTTGATGCTTTTTTACCCGCCTATAAACCTAAGAGAGGTTTTTATTTGGATTCGAAGAATCCCGCAAGTTTTGGACCGTTTGTTACGCCGACGACATATATGGAGCAGCGTCAAGAAATGTTTGGAGATTTCATCGGGAGTAAGACGGTGATAAAAAAAGTTGCTGCCGAGTTTGCAAAAAAATTTGGGCGTAAACAAGGCGATGGCTTGGTTGAGTATATTGGCAGTGGTAACGAAGACGTGGTGCTTGTCGCGATGGGTTCGATAGTAGGGACATTACGGGAAAGTAAGAAGGGGGTTAATTTTGGAATATTAAAGATAAAAACTTTTCGGCCGTTTCCGGACGAAGAAGTTTTGAAAAAACTAAGCAAGGCAAAATACATCGCTGTGGTTGATAAGTCGATTTCTATGGGAGCCGAAGGAATATTAGCTATGGAATTAAAGCGCGTTAGCTGTGGAAGGCTAAAAGGTAGGATAAAAAGTTTTGTTGTTGGTTTGGGCGGTAAAGATATTACTATTGGTGTAATAGAAAAAATAGTAAAAGAAGTTAAAAAGTCAGATGACAAAATCGCCTGGGTTTATCCAGAATAAAATATAATTTTGTGCCAGAAAAAATATTAAAACACAATCCTTTGTTTAACCCCGGTCACACGGCTTGTGCTGGTTGCGGTCAGGCAATGACAATACAGCATATTACCAAAGCTCTTGGTAGCGATGTTGTGATTGTTAATGCTACTGGTTGTTCGGAAGTATATTCGTCAAAATACGGCGAATCAGCGTGGGGACAACCTTGGGTACATAGTCTTTTTGAAAATTCTGCGCCGCTTGGTAGTGGTATTGCAGCGGCGTTACATCAAAGGGGAAATAAAACTACTCGTGTGGTGGTCCAAGGTGGAGACGGCGCGACTTTTGACATTGGTTTTGGTTTGATCTCCGGTATGTGGGAACGCGGTGATGACGTTCTTTATATTTGTTATGATAACGAAGCTTACATGAATACGGGCGTACAGTCTTCTGGTTCCACGCCGCATTTTGCGAATACCACAACTACTCCGGCCGGCAAAAAAAATCATGGCAGCCAGCAGTATAAAAAAAATATGATTGACGTGGCGCTTGCTCACGGACTGCGTTATATGGCGACAACAACCTGCGGTTACCTTGATGACATTGAAAATAAGGTCAGAAAAGCCATGACTTTTTCCGGACCGCGATATATCCAGATCCTGACCACTTGCGTTCCCGGTTGGGGAACCAAAGAAGATATGGCTGTTGATCTTGGTAAGCTGGCAAGCGAAACCGGCCTATATCCTGTTTTGGAATATATTGACGGTGCTTTGGTAAACAAAATGAAAGTAACAAAGCCAAAACCAGTGGAAGAATATCTAAAACACCAAAAACGTTTTATCCATATTATAAAAGATCCTGAACGTTTGGCCTGGGTACAAGGTTTGGCGAAACGGAATATCAATAAATACGGACTTGATAAGTAAAAAATGATACGGC contains these protein-coding regions:
- a CDS encoding thiamine pyrophosphate-dependent enzyme yields the protein MPEKILKHNPLFNPGHTACAGCGQAMTIQHITKALGSDVVIVNATGCSEVYSSKYGESAWGQPWVHSLFENSAPLGSGIAAALHQRGNKTTRVVVQGGDGATFDIGFGLISGMWERGDDVLYICYDNEAYMNTGVQSSGSTPHFANTTTTPAGKKNHGSQQYKKNMIDVALAHGLRYMATTTCGYLDDIENKVRKAMTFSGPRYIQILTTCVPGWGTKEDMAVDLGKLASETGLYPVLEYIDGALVNKMKVTKPKPVEEYLKHQKRFIHIIKDPERLAWVQGLAKRNINKYGLDK
- a CDS encoding lamin tail domain-containing protein, translating into MKKIALFGIICSLLFWQLLPIFTLADGCSIVIIEIGASEKTDHEWVKIFNRSNEDVDLNNWKFYEDKTNHKLTLFRGDNFIINAGQYAVIAQAAENFVSDYPDFTGAILDSSWGSLSEQGEEIGLKDSSGTTQELFTYVAVNGFILERVDPMIDDYTANNWRTKTATTNPGSFDQEGNTDPVVPTDPNDGQNAVCQNLDLKINEFVSSPADEQEEFIELYNNGVQAIDLTNWSVEDGSKRVTMLTGEVESGGFFIIDKPKGVLNNDGDLIVLRCAQKIIDQVAYGEWNDSDISNNILAPEDPYSAARTVDGQDSDVDSIDWQVTTNITRGAANIIITPPSPPSSGRTVVVTGDDADMENDEAATIMENSLDAPIEKIIINEIFPNPAGIDREKEFIELKNIDIIDVDLDGWIVSKGGFDYHIKKDDFFSTVIPVGGLFVLPRKVTNIALKNTGKEVVSLENTRKMTVDKAEYSARGIEEEWSYSLFANGWQWTLQITPEQENVLEKISLAPLASLVLIKNSRPKTGEKIIFDATDSTDPDGDALDYRWNFGDENFGSGEMTEHVYASSGKYEIVLTVDDGRGKSDILKKKITIYPAPVEEKEEVDVEIAGSRSSVVEKASATNIGKTMKTSGEVIEKNGQKIWLDDNGDESLVYISKTLGIKMSSFSIGQKLEVTGVVKKYQDEYRICPRDKNDIIFINNEPQILGAETTKQRDDWVKLALIGGMIIVAVVTAIIIKIKNKISK
- the porA gene encoding pyruvate ferredoxin oxidoreductase, with the translated sequence MKNIIEGSRAVALTIKMCKPGVVSAYPITPQTHIVEDLARFKADGEADYQYLIAESEFAAASIVLGSSLGGVRSYTASSSQGLLLMTEVLFSIAGLRAPIVLTCANRAISSPINIWNDQQDALTMRDSGWIMLYCEDNQEAIDLHIQAYKIAEAVKFPVMVNMDGFILTHTYEPVDLPGQKEVDAFLPAYKPKRGFYLDSKNPASFGPFVTPTTYMEQRQEMFGDFIGSKTVIKKVAAEFAKKFGRKQGDGLVEYIGSGNEDVVLVAMGSIVGTLRESKKGVNFGILKIKTFRPFPDEEVLKKLSKAKYIAVVDKSISMGAEGILAMELKRVSCGRLKGRIKSFVVGLGGKDITIGVIEKIVKEVKKSDDKIAWVYPE